The Gammaproteobacteria bacterium genome includes a window with the following:
- a CDS encoding MarR family transcriptional regulator, giving the protein MNKKIDKEAVQAWIQLHRAHRLLIERVESSLKSGGLPPLAWYDVLLELNREKSIGLRQYEIGEKILLSKHNLSRLIDRLEKNHLVARYACTEDGRGNRVKITGEGIKKMKKMWPVYSQSIQENFGVKLDSSELLKLRQVLKKLQFETKTLNK; this is encoded by the coding sequence ATGAATAAAAAAATAGATAAAGAAGCCGTACAAGCTTGGATACAATTACACCGAGCACATCGACTATTGATAGAAAGGGTAGAAAGTTCCCTTAAAAGTGGCGGATTACCGCCTCTCGCTTGGTACGATGTCCTTCTGGAACTAAATAGAGAAAAATCCATTGGGCTGCGTCAATATGAAATTGGTGAAAAAATATTGTTGAGCAAACATAATCTTTCGCGCTTGATCGACAGGTTGGAGAAAAATCATCTTGTTGCGCGCTATGCGTGTACTGAGGATGGTCGCGGAAATAGAGTAAAAATTACTGGCGAAGGTATAAAAAAAATGAAAAAAATGTGGCCTGTATATAGTCAGTCTATACAAGAAAATTTCGGGGTTAAACTGGATTCTTCAGAATTACTAAAACTGAGGCAGGTTCTGAAAAAGTTGCAGTTCGAAACTAAAACACTTAACAAATAG
- a CDS encoding rhodanese-like domain-containing protein produces the protein MSRIITREQIKENLDNNVPMIIIEALPKKYFDSEHLPSALNIPHDEIQQKVPELLTDKDALLVVYCASIECKNSKIATDTLLQMGYTNAYEYVEGKKHWLEANFPTESAM, from the coding sequence ATGAGCCGCATAATTACTCGCGAACAAATTAAAGAGAACCTTGATAACAATGTACCAATGATAATTATTGAGGCACTGCCCAAAAAATACTTTGACTCTGAGCACCTACCGTCAGCTTTGAATATTCCACATGATGAGATACAGCAAAAAGTACCAGAGTTACTGACAGACAAGGACGCTCTTCTTGTTGTGTACTGTGCCAGTATAGAGTGTAAAAACTCGAAAATAGCAACGGACACATTGCTACAGATGGGATACACAAATGCCTATGAGTATGTGGAAGGTAAAAAACACTGGCTTGAAGCTAATTTCCCCACCGAATCAGCAATGTGA
- a CDS encoding DoxX family protein, whose amino-acid sequence MTSIDDRFGPDAALLLRLGLGVMWISHALLKWFVFTIPGFSTWLGTQGIPVFMAYPVFLFELIGGIMILIGFYGRYVSAVLMPVMFVAAWTHFPNGWLFTNEGGGWEYPIFLLLASTVHILLGDGRFAIRTRQNLLTTK is encoded by the coding sequence ATGACTTCTATAGACGACAGATTTGGGCCAGATGCTGCATTACTTTTACGCTTAGGATTGGGAGTAATGTGGATATCACATGCACTCTTGAAGTGGTTTGTGTTTACAATTCCGGGCTTTTCAACATGGCTTGGAACTCAAGGCATACCTGTATTTATGGCATACCCCGTATTTTTGTTTGAGCTTATCGGCGGCATAATGATTTTGATCGGATTTTATGGTCGATATGTTTCGGCAGTATTGATGCCCGTTATGTTTGTTGCTGCGTGGACACACTTTCCTAACGGCTGGTTATTTACCAATGAAGGCGGGGGTTGGGAATATCCAATATTTTTATTGTTAGCCTCAACGGTGCATATTCTTCTTGGTGATGGCAGATTTGCTATACGCACCA